The Caldisalinibacter kiritimatiensis genome window below encodes:
- a CDS encoding DUF2325 domain-containing protein gives MSIVLVGGHDCMHNEYKRTCKESGHNIKVLTQMKANFHKRIGSPDAIIIFTSTVSHKMVQSAIKKAKKKNIPIIRSHTSSKSALKNIINKLEKKVSN, from the coding sequence ATGAGTATAGTCTTAGTCGGAGGACATGATTGTATGCACAATGAATATAAAAGAACATGTAAAGAATCAGGACATAATATCAAGGTATTAACTCAGATGAAAGCTAATTTTCATAAAAGAATTGGTTCACCTGATGCTATCATTATATTTACAAGTACAGTTTCTCATAAGATGGTTCAATCAGCCATTAAAAAAGCAAAGAAGAAAAATATACCTATTATTAGAAGTCATACTAGTAGCAAAAGTGCTCTTAAGAATATAATAAATAAATTAGAGAAAAAAGTTTCAAATTAA
- a CDS encoding NUDIX domain-containing protein yields MRYPEPTVGAIIFNPDKKILLCKSSKWDNNYVIPGGHIELGETMEEALRREVLEETGLKIYDINPIGITESIFSDAYHQQKHFIFIAYICKTDSYDVTLNEEAEEYKWVDLKEIEDLELDGFTESLLNKIRNKEGRNNKVEIFYKY; encoded by the coding sequence ATGAGATATCCAGAACCTACAGTTGGAGCTATAATTTTCAATCCAGATAAAAAAATACTTCTATGTAAATCAAGTAAATGGGACAACAATTATGTAATCCCAGGTGGACATATTGAGTTAGGTGAAACAATGGAGGAAGCTTTAAGAAGGGAGGTATTAGAAGAAACGGGATTAAAGATATATGACATCAACCCAATAGGTATAACAGAAAGTATTTTTAGCGATGCATATCATCAGCAAAAACACTTTATATTTATTGCATACATTTGTAAAACAGACTCATATGACGTTACATTAAATGAAGAAGCAGAGGAATATAAGTGGGTAGATTTAAAAGAAATTGAGGATTTAGAATTAGATGGATTTACTGAAAGTTTATTAAATAAAATCAGAAATAAAGAAGGGCGTAATAATAAGGTAGAGATATTTTATAAATATTAA
- a CDS encoding Rpn family recombination-promoting nuclease/putative transposase, whose product MAQYPLMSPLVDFVFKKIFSGSKKSKILLINLLNAVLGLEEGEKIEDLTYLNPFNDKEYKEDKISILDIKVKTQKGELIDIEVQVTNVDNYRKRALYYWSRMYTETIEEGDPYDRLKKCIVVNFLDFNLLKNTEKYHSIFKIKEIEENFVLLDDLEIHYIELPKFKEKENINELNDLEKWLTFLKDAGKEGKKEVIEDLRNKSEVIDMAGEMLEELSKDELARQMYYQRQKWIMDEKSKKAYAELQLQRAKEKALKEGREEGIKEGIKEGIKEGIKEGRKEGRKEGRKEEKIKIAKNLLKMKINIETIIEATGLSKEEVEEIKKSMEN is encoded by the coding sequence ATGGCACAGTATCCTTTAATGAGCCCCTTGGTAGACTTTGTATTTAAAAAAATATTTTCAGGAAGTAAAAAAAGTAAAATACTATTGATCAATCTATTGAATGCTGTATTAGGATTAGAAGAAGGAGAAAAAATAGAAGATCTTACATACTTAAATCCATTCAATGACAAAGAATACAAGGAAGACAAAATATCAATACTAGACATAAAAGTAAAAACACAAAAGGGAGAACTAATAGATATAGAAGTGCAGGTAACAAATGTTGACAACTATAGAAAAAGGGCATTATACTATTGGTCAAGGATGTATACAGAGACAATAGAAGAAGGAGACCCATATGATAGATTAAAAAAATGTATAGTAGTAAATTTTCTAGACTTTAACTTACTAAAAAATACAGAAAAATATCATAGTATATTTAAAATAAAAGAAATAGAAGAGAATTTTGTACTACTAGACGATTTAGAGATACACTATATAGAACTACCTAAATTCAAAGAAAAAGAAAATATAAATGAGCTTAATGACTTAGAGAAATGGCTAACTTTTTTAAAGGATGCAGGAAAAGAAGGAAAAAAAGAAGTCATAGAAGACCTAAGAAATAAAAGTGAGGTGATAGATATGGCTGGAGAAATGCTAGAAGAATTGAGTAAAGACGAATTAGCAAGACAGATGTACTACCAAAGACAAAAGTGGATTATGGACGAGAAATCAAAGAAAGCATATGCAGAGTTACAACTTCAAAGAGCTAAAGAAAAAGCTTTAAAGGAAGGTAGAGAAGAAGGTATAAAAGAAGGTATAAAAGAAGGTATAAAAGAAGGTATAAAAGAAGGTAGGAAAGAAGGTAGGAAAGAAGGTAGGAAAGAAGAAAAGATAAAAATAGCAAAGAATTTGCTAAAAATGAAAATAAACATAGAAACAATAATAGAAGCAACAGGACTATCGAAAGAAGAAGTAGAAGAAATAAAGAAATCAATGGAAAATTAA
- a CDS encoding FeoB-associated Cys-rich membrane protein: MINYLIGGVIIGTALYIVFKNINKFVKGETSCSGCSGSCSTCAISHNNRNDAK, translated from the coding sequence ATGATTAACTATTTAATCGGCGGGGTGATAATAGGAACAGCATTGTATATAGTATTTAAAAACATAAATAAATTTGTGAAAGGAGAAACTAGCTGTAGTGGTTGTTCTGGTTCTTGTAGCACTTGTGCAATCAGTCATAATAATAGGAATGATGCCAAATGA
- the isdE gene encoding heme ABC transporter substrate-binding protein IsdE, which produces MKKKLALFLCLTLVLVGVVGCSASQVSGKIENKENQETSKNYPERTVAGTVAVVEMLDLLDVEMVGVPNSRYKLPESCNKAKRIGKPMTPDIEIIKSLNPDIFVSVSSLQPRLEKELKDSKIKSLFITNNSYDDMLDSIKILGDTFGKQKEAKEFIDEVNFKVEGILKETKDMQKPKVMILFGTPKSIMLATDKSFVGSLVNELGGINTTQLMGSFKEAYVPISMENALKTQPDIILRLTHASPEDSKKMFEKEFSNNPIWMNFKAVKNGNVYDLDNNYFGVSGNIRLVGAIERLGKILYQLDQ; this is translated from the coding sequence ATGAAAAAGAAACTAGCTTTGTTTTTGTGTTTAACGTTAGTGTTAGTAGGAGTTGTGGGATGTAGTGCATCTCAAGTTTCAGGGAAAATTGAGAATAAAGAAAATCAAGAAACAAGTAAAAACTATCCAGAGAGAACTGTAGCAGGTACTGTTGCGGTAGTAGAAATGCTAGATTTGTTAGATGTAGAAATGGTTGGAGTACCTAATAGTAGGTATAAGTTACCTGAAAGCTGTAATAAAGCAAAAAGGATAGGAAAACCTATGACGCCAGATATTGAAATAATAAAATCTTTAAATCCAGACATATTTGTTTCAGTATCTTCATTACAACCAAGATTAGAAAAGGAACTAAAGGATAGCAAAATAAAATCACTTTTTATCACCAATAATTCCTATGATGATATGTTAGATTCAATAAAGATACTTGGAGACACTTTTGGAAAACAAAAAGAAGCTAAAGAATTTATAGATGAAGTAAACTTTAAAGTAGAGGGAATTTTGAAAGAGACAAAAGATATGCAAAAGCCTAAAGTTATGATTTTGTTTGGGACTCCAAAAAGTATTATGTTAGCAACAGATAAATCCTTTGTGGGAAGTTTAGTTAACGAATTAGGTGGGATAAATACAACTCAACTAATGGGAAGCTTTAAAGAAGCTTATGTACCTATAAGTATGGAAAACGCATTGAAAACTCAACCAGATATCATACTTAGATTAACTCATGCTAGTCCAGAGGATAGTAAAAAAATGTTTGAAAAAGAATTTTCAAACAACCCAATATGGATGAATTTTAAAGCTGTTAAAAACGGAAATGTTTATGATTTAGACAACAATTATTTTGGTGTTTCAGGAAACATAAGATTAGTAGGAGCAATAGAAAGATTAGGTAAAATACTATATCAATTAGACCAATAA
- a CDS encoding YibE/F family protein, whose protein sequence is MKIKILLISIALMLLVNSEYSMAVDSLQVTGEVMDVSIKKGDYVQEQLIKVKILEGKYKDKIVLVRHQILEYSLHNYELNTGDKVLISLSYDENNRLTPKLISVWRLEHLKNLSIIFLILLVIFGGLKGILSLTSLAISGFIIIKFIIPSILKGYDAITISVMGASVIIIVSFILISGFTKKSLAAIIGTTGGTFVAGLLSKIYSYRCHISGLADDDVMFLVTNIGLKINFKGLYMSAIIIGTIGVVMDVSMSVTSVIFEIKRKAPRAHFRELMGSGLKVGKDVMSTMVNTLILAYVGSFMPLLIIYITSDASFTYALNTELLSIEIIRSLSGSIGLILTIPLTCFVASIMAK, encoded by the coding sequence ATGAAGATAAAGATATTATTAATTTCTATAGCATTAATGTTATTAGTTAATAGTGAATATAGTATGGCAGTAGATAGTTTACAGGTAACTGGAGAAGTTATGGATGTATCTATTAAAAAAGGAGATTATGTTCAAGAACAGTTAATAAAAGTAAAAATACTAGAAGGAAAGTATAAAGATAAGATTGTACTTGTAAGACACCAAATCCTTGAATATTCGTTACACAATTATGAATTAAATACAGGGGATAAAGTGTTGATTAGTTTGTCCTATGATGAGAATAATAGATTAACTCCTAAATTAATCAGTGTATGGAGGTTAGAACATTTAAAAAACTTAAGTATTATCTTTTTAATACTATTAGTGATATTCGGAGGATTGAAGGGTATATTATCTTTAACATCATTGGCAATTTCAGGATTCATTATTATTAAATTTATAATCCCTTCAATATTGAAGGGGTATGATGCTATAACAATTTCGGTAATGGGAGCTTCAGTTATAATAATTGTAAGCTTTATACTTATATCTGGATTTACTAAAAAAAGTTTGGCTGCAATAATAGGTACAACAGGAGGTACCTTTGTAGCAGGGTTATTATCTAAAATATATAGCTATAGATGCCATATAAGTGGATTAGCAGATGATGATGTGATGTTTCTAGTTACTAACATAGGTTTAAAAATCAACTTTAAAGGGTTATATATGAGTGCAATAATTATAGGTACTATAGGAGTAGTTATGGATGTAAGTATGTCTGTTACTTCTGTAATATTTGAAATTAAAAGAAAAGCTCCTAGAGCACATTTTAGAGAGCTTATGGGCTCAGGGCTAAAGGTAGGAAAAGACGTAATGTCTACTATGGTAAATACTCTTATACTAGCTTATGTAGGTAGTTTTATGCCTTTACTTATTATTTATATAACCTCAGATGCATCTTTTACATATGCATTAAATACAGAGCTTTTGAGTATTGAGATTATAAGGAGCTTATCTGGGAGCATTGGATTAATACTTACTATACCCTTAACCTGTTTTGTAGCTAGTATTATGGCTAAATGA
- the feoB gene encoding ferrous iron transport protein B, whose protein sequence is MANTVAIKDTSKSHKIALVGNPNSGKTTLFNALTGSTQYVGNWPGVTVEKKEGKLRKSKTNINIIDLPGIYSLSPYTLEEVVARNYITDEKPDAIINIIDATNIERNLYLTTQLKEIGVPIIIALNMMDVIEKNGDKIDVNLLEQKLEMPIVPISANKGTGIEKLVKECEKVVSDGVSLQQSVSMFQKDLETSIKDIQDKVSHLAEEEGYNSRWLSIKLLEQDEKILEKISIDNDIEEYIDKIIEKLETKYDDDMESILADRRYEFIDKIVKVAVKKKNKGNLTTSDKIDKVVTNRILAIPIFLAIMWVVYYVSIQTLGDYTIGWVEEGIGLLADKISLLLTSFNAAEWLHALIIDGIIGGIGSVLVFVPQLMILFFFISLLEDSGYMARVAFVMDKFFRKFGLTGKSFIPMLIGSGCSVPGIMATRTLENDKDRKLTILLTPFISCGAKLPIYVMFASAFFPQNSGVVVFTIYVLGIVVAILSGILLKNTVFKGESAPFVMELPPYRVPTIKGLLIHMWDRGKAFLKKAGTIIFAASVIIWFLQSFSPSLSLIEDISNSILASIGRIISPIFKPLGFGDWISSVAIFTGLVAKEVVVATFGILSGVGEVAEDSAELISNIQVMFTPLKAWSFMAFNLLAAPCIAAIGAMKREFNSWKWTLFALGYQTSVAYLVALLIYQIGKLVV, encoded by the coding sequence TTGGCTAATACAGTTGCAATTAAAGATACTAGTAAATCACATAAAATTGCATTAGTTGGTAATCCCAACAGTGGGAAAACTACATTATTTAATGCTTTGACAGGAAGTACGCAGTATGTTGGAAACTGGCCGGGAGTAACAGTAGAAAAGAAAGAAGGAAAACTAAGAAAATCAAAAACTAACATCAATATTATAGACTTGCCAGGCATATATTCATTATCTCCATATACTTTAGAAGAAGTCGTTGCAAGAAATTATATTACAGATGAGAAGCCAGATGCAATTATAAATATAATAGATGCAACAAACATAGAAAGGAATTTGTACTTAACAACTCAGTTAAAAGAAATCGGAGTACCTATCATCATTGCATTAAATATGATGGATGTAATAGAGAAAAATGGGGACAAAATTGATGTTAATTTATTAGAGCAAAAACTAGAAATGCCTATAGTACCTATATCAGCTAATAAAGGTACTGGAATCGAAAAGCTTGTAAAAGAGTGTGAGAAGGTAGTAAGTGATGGTGTATCATTACAACAATCAGTAAGTATGTTCCAAAAGGATTTAGAAACTTCAATAAAGGATATTCAGGATAAAGTAAGTCACTTAGCTGAAGAGGAAGGCTACAACAGTAGATGGCTCTCGATAAAGCTATTAGAACAGGATGAAAAAATATTAGAGAAAATATCAATTGATAATGATATAGAAGAATATATAGACAAAATAATAGAAAAGTTAGAAACAAAATATGATGATGATATGGAAAGTATACTAGCTGACCGAAGATATGAATTCATAGATAAGATTGTGAAAGTAGCTGTGAAAAAGAAAAATAAAGGTAATTTGACCACATCAGATAAAATAGACAAGGTAGTAACAAATAGAATATTAGCAATACCTATATTTTTAGCTATTATGTGGGTTGTTTACTACGTATCCATTCAAACTTTAGGTGACTATACAATTGGATGGGTAGAGGAAGGAATAGGACTTTTAGCAGATAAAATTTCTTTATTATTAACTAGCTTTAATGCAGCAGAATGGTTACATGCTTTAATTATAGATGGTATTATTGGAGGGATAGGGTCTGTATTAGTATTCGTTCCACAGCTTATGATATTATTCTTCTTTATATCTCTTTTAGAGGACAGTGGATATATGGCAAGAGTAGCCTTTGTAATGGATAAATTCTTCAGAAAATTTGGATTGACAGGAAAATCATTTATTCCAATGTTAATAGGTTCTGGTTGCTCTGTTCCTGGAATTATGGCAACAAGAACACTAGAAAACGATAAGGATAGAAAGCTGACAATACTATTAACACCATTTATTTCATGTGGAGCTAAGCTTCCTATTTATGTAATGTTTGCATCAGCGTTTTTCCCACAAAATAGTGGAGTTGTTGTATTTACAATTTATGTATTGGGGATAGTAGTAGCTATATTATCTGGTATATTACTTAAAAACACAGTTTTTAAAGGAGAAAGTGCTCCTTTCGTAATGGAATTGCCACCTTATAGAGTTCCAACAATTAAGGGGTTATTAATTCATATGTGGGATAGAGGAAAAGCATTTTTAAAGAAAGCAGGGACAATTATATTTGCAGCATCAGTTATTATATGGTTCTTACAATCCTTTAGTCCTTCACTTTCTTTAATAGAAGATATATCTAATAGTATATTAGCATCAATTGGGAGAATTATTTCACCGATATTCAAACCCCTTGGATTTGGAGATTGGATTTCATCTGTTGCTATATTTACAGGATTAGTAGCTAAAGAGGTGGTTGTTGCGACATTTGGAATTTTAAGTGGAGTAGGAGAGGTAGCTGAGGATTCAGCAGAGCTTATTTCTAATATCCAAGTAATGTTTACACCATTAAAGGCATGGTCATTTATGGCATTTAACCTTCTTGCTGCACCGTGTATAGCAGCAATAGGAGCAATGAAAAGAGAGTTTAACTCATGGAAGTGGACTTTATTTGCTTTAGGATATCAAACAAGTGTAGCTTATTTAGTAGCTTTATTAATTTATCAAATAGGGAAACTAGTTGTTTAA
- a CDS encoding FeoA family protein — translation MDKTLRDVKVGETAKIKKIKVKGPLRRRLMDMGITKGEDIFVRKVAPLGDPIEINLRGYELTLRKEDAENIIVE, via the coding sequence ATGGATAAAACATTAAGAGATGTAAAAGTAGGTGAAACGGCAAAAATAAAAAAGATTAAGGTAAAAGGACCTTTACGTAGAAGACTAATGGACATGGGAATAACAAAAGGAGAAGACATTTTTGTAAGAAAGGTAGCTCCACTAGGTGACCCTATTGAAATAAATTTAAGGGGATATGAATTAACCCTAAGAAAAGAAGATGCAGAAAATATAATAGTGGAATAA
- a CDS encoding FeoA family protein, with translation MRALPLNFLNVGEKGIIDTIVGGKKAAKRLIELGLNKGTQVEIVRNEGGRMIVALRGSKIAIGRGVAQKIMVNTVA, from the coding sequence ATGAGAGCTTTACCACTAAATTTTCTCAATGTTGGAGAAAAGGGTATAATAGATACTATTGTAGGAGGCAAGAAAGCAGCAAAAAGATTAATAGAATTGGGGTTAAATAAAGGTACTCAGGTTGAGATTGTGAGAAATGAAGGGGGACGTATGATAGTAGCTTTAAGGGGAAGCAAAATAGCTATTGGAAGAGGGGTTGCACAAAAAATTATGGTGAATACTGTAGCATAG
- a CDS encoding coproporphyrinogen-III oxidase family protein translates to MILDQNRYTNRLKSHHNFRENFRYLVKGSKSLSDQLNENYIKNRKGAIYIHIPYCTNICTFCNMRRSLKVPSSDYGDLIVKQIKNYSKYAYIKNSKYDAIYFGGGTPTTLDKEELEKILKAIKDYLPLTEDCEITIETSISDLTDEKIQMFKEQGVNRFSIGVQTFSNRGRLILGRRGTKEIVIEKLNKLKKEGFSNVNIDIIYNYPEQGLADVVEDINIVKKLDLAGFSLYSLIINEKAYLSKKIKNPEAYYKNNFEREKLFFNSIVENTKDNGFDFLELTKLVRSKRDKYKYIVRRYEGEDTLPLGAGAGGYIGNILVMNSLDLDSYREEIQNIKSVKCTEMNSLYDFINKVVGQIQMTKLDLNSIQNANHGECIKDFMDHLINEGFVEKKNYQYHLTTKGIFWGNNISSELSNILINKFRQL, encoded by the coding sequence ATGATTTTAGACCAAAATAGATATACAAATAGGTTAAAGTCACATCATAATTTTAGAGAAAATTTTAGATATTTAGTTAAGGGTAGTAAGAGTTTAAGTGACCAATTAAATGAAAATTATATAAAGAATAGAAAAGGAGCAATATATATTCATATTCCTTATTGTACTAATATATGTACTTTCTGCAATATGAGACGAAGCTTAAAAGTTCCATCATCAGATTATGGAGATTTGATAGTAAAGCAAATTAAAAATTATAGTAAATATGCTTATATTAAGAATAGTAAATATGATGCAATTTATTTTGGAGGAGGCACTCCTACGACTCTTGATAAAGAGGAATTAGAAAAAATACTCAAAGCTATAAAAGATTATCTTCCATTAACTGAAGATTGCGAGATAACTATTGAAACAAGTATTTCAGATCTTACTGATGAAAAAATTCAAATGTTTAAGGAACAAGGGGTGAATAGATTTAGTATAGGTGTTCAAACCTTTTCCAACAGGGGAAGGCTTATATTAGGTAGACGAGGAACAAAGGAAATTGTAATAGAAAAATTAAACAAACTAAAAAAAGAAGGTTTTTCAAATGTAAATATAGATATTATATATAATTATCCTGAACAGGGTTTAGCTGATGTTGTAGAAGACATAAACATTGTTAAAAAACTAGATTTGGCCGGCTTTTCATTATATTCTTTAATAATAAATGAAAAAGCTTATTTGAGTAAAAAAATAAAAAATCCAGAAGCTTACTATAAAAATAATTTTGAAAGAGAAAAACTGTTTTTTAACAGTATTGTAGAAAACACTAAAGATAACGGTTTTGATTTTCTAGAGTTGACTAAATTAGTAAGGTCAAAAAGAGATAAATACAAGTATATAGTAAGAAGATATGAGGGAGAAGATACTTTACCTTTAGGAGCAGGAGCCGGAGGATATATTGGAAATATTTTAGTTATGAATTCTCTTGATTTAGATAGTTATAGAGAAGAAATACAAAACATAAAAAGTGTAAAATGTACAGAGATGAATTCACTTTATGATTTTATTAATAAAGTAGTTGGACAGATACAGATGACTAAATTGGATTTAAATAGCATACAAAATGCAAACCACGGAGAATGTATTAAAGATTTTATGGATCATTTAATAAATGAGGGTTTTGTAGAGAAGAAAAACTACCAGTACCATTTAACAACTAAAGGGATTTTCTGGGGGAATAATATATCTAGTGAGTTGTCAAATATATTAATCAATAAATTTAGGCAACTGTAA
- a CDS encoding FecCD family ABC transporter permease produces the protein MKKVLIILISILMFIITVLLAIGVGSVNIPVNELLKVLLDKGDMINKSIIVDIRLPRVLIAALVGANLAVSGALLQSVMKNPLADPGIIGVSSGASLGAIIIMLIVPQYTYLVPLFAFFGGVLATFLIFILAWKQGIKPVRIILSGVAINAMLGGATSLISVLNSDKIQGILMWINGSISGRSWNDLNMILVYSIIGLILSYFCIRPANILLLSDEKAVNLGFNVNRSRVLLSLLGAFLAGISTSVVGVIGFIGLVIPHISRLVIGSDYKYLLPLSMIGGATMLLLADTFARIIAKPIELPVGTIMAVIGGPFFLYLLRRGGDR, from the coding sequence ATGAAAAAAGTATTAATCATTTTAATTTCTATACTAATGTTTATAATAACTGTATTATTAGCTATCGGTGTAGGAAGTGTTAATATTCCTGTAAACGAGTTATTAAAAGTATTATTAGATAAAGGAGATATGATAAATAAATCAATAATAGTGGATATTAGATTGCCAAGGGTTTTAATTGCTGCATTAGTTGGTGCCAATTTAGCAGTTTCAGGTGCACTTTTACAATCTGTGATGAAAAATCCCTTGGCTGACCCAGGAATTATAGGAGTTTCGTCGGGTGCAAGTTTAGGAGCCATTATTATAATGCTAATAGTTCCACAGTATACGTATTTAGTACCTTTATTTGCTTTCTTTGGAGGAGTTTTAGCAACTTTTTTAATATTTATTTTAGCATGGAAACAAGGGATAAAACCAGTAAGAATAATTTTATCTGGAGTTGCAATAAACGCTATGTTAGGAGGTGCTACTTCTTTAATATCAGTATTAAATAGTGATAAGATTCAGGGAATACTGATGTGGATAAACGGAAGTATTTCGGGTAGAAGTTGGAACGACTTAAATATGATTTTAGTATATAGCATCATAGGTTTGATATTATCATATTTCTGTATAAGACCAGCAAATATACTATTATTATCCGATGAAAAGGCGGTCAATTTGGGCTTTAATGTAAATAGGAGTAGAGTATTACTTTCTTTATTGGGAGCCTTTCTTGCTGGGATATCAACTTCTGTAGTTGGGGTAATTGGATTTATTGGATTGGTTATACCACATATAAGCAGACTTGTTATAGGTTCAGATTATAAATATTTATTGCCACTTAGCATGATTGGTGGAGCCACTATGCTACTTTTAGCAGATACTTTTGCAAGAATTATAGCAAAACCCATAGAGCTTCCAGTAGGAACTATAATGGCAGTAATAGGTGGTCCTTTCTTTTTATATTTGCTTAGAAGGGGGGGGGATAGGTGA
- a CDS encoding flavodoxin family protein codes for MKILLIYSSKTGNTKKVAEGIYKILPEGSVLAPVEDNVNPEEFDLIIIGFWVDKGIADEKARKYMKNIKGKKIGLFGTLGAYPDSEHAKKSMRRTKEIVEYENEIVGEFLCQGKIDSKLTKNFEKLPPNHPHAMTEETRKRHEEASKHPNEDDIEKAQSVFKDLIYSL; via the coding sequence ATGAAGATTTTATTAATATATTCAAGTAAAACAGGAAACACAAAAAAAGTAGCAGAAGGAATATACAAAATACTACCAGAGGGTAGTGTGTTAGCACCAGTAGAAGACAATGTTAATCCAGAAGAATTTGATTTAATAATTATAGGCTTTTGGGTAGATAAAGGTATTGCTGATGAAAAAGCTAGAAAATACATGAAAAACATAAAAGGTAAAAAGATAGGTCTCTTTGGAACTTTAGGAGCATATCCAGACTCAGAACATGCAAAGAAATCTATGAGAAGAACAAAAGAAATTGTTGAGTATGAAAATGAAATTGTGGGAGAGTTTTTATGTCAAGGGAAAATAGATTCTAAGCTAACAAAAAACTTTGAAAAATTACCTCCAAATCATCCTCATGCTATGACAGAAGAGACAAGAAAAAGACATGAAGAAGCAAGTAAACATCCTAATGAAGATGACATAGAAAAAGCTCAAAGCGTATTTAAAGATTTAATTTATTCATTATAA
- a CDS encoding ABC transporter ATP-binding protein, whose translation MNAVKISNLCLGYGKKTVIRDFTIDIQKGQIVSIIGPNGSGKSTVLMSLAKLLNPQKGIVYIGKNNITRMSNKEVSRSVSILLQHNTYPSDISVRDLIYYGRLPHKKWYQSKDEEDQKVIAWVIENTNLQELQNKKINCLSGGERQRVWLAVALAQEPKVLLLDEPTTYLDISHQLELLELVKKLNQKSNMTVVMVLHDLNQAAKYSDRVIVLKKGQIVSDGAPKEILKKELIRKVYNVDSRIYYDEIDGHPIIIPNKNKLEGERI comes from the coding sequence GTGAATGCAGTTAAGATATCTAATTTGTGTTTAGGTTATGGAAAAAAGACTGTTATAAGAGATTTTACGATAGATATTCAAAAAGGACAGATTGTATCTATAATAGGACCTAATGGTTCTGGAAAATCAACAGTTCTAATGTCATTAGCAAAATTGTTAAATCCTCAAAAAGGAATAGTTTATATAGGAAAAAACAATATCACACGCATGAGTAACAAAGAAGTTTCTAGAAGTGTTTCAATTCTTCTTCAACATAATACTTATCCTTCTGATATAAGCGTTAGGGATTTAATATATTATGGAAGATTACCTCATAAAAAATGGTATCAAAGTAAAGATGAAGAAGACCAAAAAGTAATAGCTTGGGTTATTGAAAATACTAACCTTCAAGAATTGCAAAATAAAAAAATTAATTGTCTATCTGGTGGAGAAAGGCAAAGAGTTTGGCTAGCAGTAGCATTAGCGCAGGAACCAAAGGTATTGTTGTTAGATGAACCAACTACTTATTTGGATATTTCTCATCAATTAGAATTATTAGAACTTGTTAAGAAACTAAACCAAAAATCTAATATGACAGTAGTTATGGTTCTTCATGACTTAAATCAAGCAGCAAAATATAGTGATAGAGTTATTGTTCTAAAAAAGGGACAAATAGTTTCTGATGGTGCTCCAAAGGAGATATTAAAAAAAGAATTGATAAGAAAGGTTTATAATGTAGATTCAAGAATTTATTATGATGAAATAGATGGTCACCCTATAATTATTCCTAATAAAAACAAATTAGAAGGAGAGAGAATATGA